A single window of Granulicella sibirica DNA harbors:
- a CDS encoding pilus assembly protein TadG-related protein has protein sequence MLAAVCMVVIVAFLGLSIDSGVLRYRKRQLQNAADASALAGALELSACGAAANCAAMRTAAQAALTENGLTASSLLVNCATGNTLQLQLTLNNPPCALAGDPNLGNSTYVEAVVSAPVSTVFAKVIGIDTVNIAARAEATVPPSPCVYLLSQSTSQPSLTLINQTIQAKCAFYLGLSYNFNGGSSSTGSPYFVAGGPSGSTGTISPSPSFNSPRTTDPLASLPVPTYSGCTQTNYKVTAAANLQPGTYCGGLTINTSSTVTLAPGTYVILGALTINGPNLSGSGITFYVSQGNGFSYGASSIQNINATLSAPTSGSLKGILYFSDRTLPAGNAGLTLANWNPGTRLDGIFYLAGQEITGSNVTLQGNNYFGLVADYCELNNSGFSPSTNYASLVGGSPFPSAKAGSVVVQ, from the coding sequence GTGCTCGCCGCCGTCTGCATGGTCGTCATTGTGGCCTTTCTAGGGCTCTCGATCGATAGCGGCGTGCTTCGCTATAGAAAACGCCAATTGCAGAATGCCGCGGATGCTTCCGCGCTTGCAGGCGCGCTTGAACTCTCGGCGTGCGGCGCCGCCGCGAACTGCGCGGCAATGCGGACCGCTGCACAAGCCGCACTCACAGAGAACGGCCTCACCGCGAGCAGCCTTCTCGTCAATTGCGCCACAGGAAACACGCTTCAGCTTCAACTGACACTGAACAATCCGCCGTGCGCCCTTGCGGGCGACCCGAACCTGGGAAACAGTACTTATGTCGAAGCCGTTGTCTCCGCCCCGGTCTCGACAGTCTTCGCCAAAGTAATCGGTATCGATACCGTCAATATAGCTGCTCGCGCCGAGGCTACTGTGCCTCCGTCGCCCTGCGTATACCTACTCTCCCAGAGCACGAGTCAACCCTCGTTGACGCTCATCAACCAAACCATCCAGGCTAAGTGCGCCTTCTACCTTGGGCTCTCCTACAACTTCAATGGCGGCTCCTCCAGCACGGGAAGTCCTTATTTCGTGGCCGGCGGTCCATCCGGCAGTACGGGGACGATCTCCCCTTCGCCTTCCTTCAATTCCCCCAGGACAACGGATCCATTAGCGAGCCTTCCTGTTCCCACCTACAGCGGCTGCACCCAGACGAACTACAAGGTCACCGCGGCGGCAAATCTTCAGCCCGGGACATACTGCGGGGGCCTAACCATCAATACGAGCTCAACGGTCACTCTGGCTCCGGGCACGTACGTCATCCTTGGGGCACTTACGATCAACGGGCCAAATTTGAGCGGTTCAGGAATCACGTTCTATGTCTCTCAAGGAAACGGGTTCAGTTATGGGGCGAGCTCGATTCAGAACATCAACGCAACCTTGTCCGCGCCGACTTCGGGCAGCCTGAAAGGCATTCTCTACTTCTCGGATCGCACCCTCCCGGCGGGAAACGCCGGCCTGACGCTGGCGAACTGGAATCCGGGCACCCGATTGGATGGGATCTTCTATCTTGCGGGCCAGGAGATAACCGGATCGAACGTCACCCTTCAAGGGAATAACTACTTTGGATTGGTAGCTGACTACTGCGAACTGAATAACAGCGGATTTTCCCCGAGTACCAACTACGCTTCTCTTGTGGGTGGAAGCCCCTTTCCATCCGCGAAAGCGGGGAGCGTCGTCGTGCAGTGA
- a CDS encoding TIGR03435 family protein, producing MKETLLRIGTRVGVVLLVSAMLCGFPSGLQAQTPKADSAKATDVAGDWQVAFSGAADPTRVVFRISKAPAGWRAMVYWVDVSHYPASVPTVTFQGDTVAFTATANDLSGSFAGTMAADHGTIAGRWTQGIGARSGFASQAMTMTRAAKGIAWVIPPPLGSDAKIIAANLDPTFEVTTVKPHDPKVMGGGWRWIGARRFEATMPVGALLGDIYGLQREQIIGAPDWVFKDVYDYAGVPDLPGWPTLDQRYSMERKMLQERFGLKVHTETREMSAVILTTAKGGSRMAPSVMVDPGVTFTMHPAPGNSGFVFTAQNSSMGDFKRALQNFVERPVVEKTELTGQFDFDLTFMPYDSMFGGRVHLPPAESGVTAPGLYTAMQEQLGLKLSPFKGQVEVLVIDHIDRPSPN from the coding sequence ATGAAGGAGACGCTTTTGCGTATAGGGACGCGTGTGGGTGTGGTTCTGCTGGTTTCGGCTATGCTGTGCGGCTTTCCCTCTGGTCTGCAGGCACAGACTCCCAAAGCGGATTCGGCGAAGGCGACGGACGTTGCCGGAGACTGGCAGGTTGCGTTCAGCGGGGCAGCTGACCCGACGCGGGTGGTTTTTCGTATCTCGAAAGCTCCGGCAGGTTGGCGGGCAATGGTGTATTGGGTGGACGTAAGTCATTACCCGGCCAGCGTTCCGACGGTGACGTTCCAGGGCGACACGGTGGCGTTCACGGCGACCGCGAACGATCTCAGTGGCAGCTTTGCGGGAACGATGGCAGCGGATCATGGAACTATCGCCGGGCGGTGGACGCAGGGGATCGGCGCAAGAAGCGGGTTCGCGAGCCAGGCAATGACGATGACGCGAGCCGCGAAGGGGATTGCCTGGGTGATCCCGCCGCCGTTGGGGTCGGACGCGAAGATCATCGCGGCGAACCTGGACCCGACGTTCGAGGTGACGACGGTAAAGCCGCATGACCCGAAGGTGATGGGCGGAGGGTGGAGGTGGATCGGGGCTCGACGGTTTGAGGCGACGATGCCGGTAGGGGCGCTGCTGGGCGATATCTACGGACTGCAGCGCGAGCAGATCATCGGTGCGCCGGACTGGGTGTTCAAGGATGTGTACGACTATGCGGGCGTTCCAGACCTGCCGGGATGGCCGACGCTCGACCAGAGGTACAGCATGGAGCGCAAGATGCTGCAGGAGCGGTTCGGGTTGAAGGTGCATACGGAGACCCGCGAGATGTCCGCCGTGATCCTGACGACAGCGAAGGGCGGATCGAGGATGGCCCCGAGCGTGATGGTCGATCCGGGAGTAACGTTCACCATGCATCCCGCGCCAGGAAACAGCGGGTTTGTTTTTACGGCGCAAAACTCGTCGATGGGAGACTTCAAGCGGGCGCTCCAGAACTTTGTGGAGCGACCAGTGGTGGAGAAGACGGAGCTTACGGGGCAGTTTGACTTCGATCTGACCTTCATGCCGTATGACAGTATGTTTGGCGGTCGCGTTCACCTGCCGCCAGCGGAGTCGGGCGTGACCGCTCCGGGGCTGTATACGGCGATGCAGGAGCAGCTTGGGCTGAAACTGAGCCCGTTTAAAGGACAGGTGGAGGTGCTCGTGATCGACCACATCGATCGGCCTTCGCCGAACTAG
- a CDS encoding DMT family transporter codes for MKKSLSPRQAIYCAIAGFTFWVLCDASVKFAGRSQLPVYEIVAFLGIFMALFIGLYAAARGDARELWPKRPARLLLRSSLDVVNLVGLAIALRNLSLTLFYILVFTSPMVVTILGRIFLKERLDWRKVAAIVTGFLGVVLAVYPSEASGTTSWVGLAACVVCVGCFSTAVVWSRVISQTERPESMTFFSGLVSGAVGLLVMLTHAMPLNGPLLIALMAAGLLCGLGSQFVFVALKHTSAATVSQYHYTQLLTGSIVAFLLFHEKPTLWMLAGAVLIVAAGLYIALREETA; via the coding sequence ATGAAAAAATCCCTCTCCCCACGACAGGCGATCTACTGCGCCATCGCGGGCTTCACCTTCTGGGTTCTGTGCGACGCATCCGTCAAGTTCGCCGGCCGCTCCCAACTGCCCGTCTACGAGATCGTCGCCTTCCTCGGGATCTTCATGGCCTTGTTCATCGGGCTCTATGCCGCCGCGCGAGGCGACGCCCGGGAACTCTGGCCCAAGCGGCCCGCTCGTCTCCTGCTTCGCTCCAGTCTCGATGTCGTCAACCTCGTCGGCCTCGCGATCGCGCTCCGTAACCTGTCCCTCACCCTCTTCTACATCCTCGTGTTCACTTCCCCGATGGTGGTCACCATTCTCGGACGCATCTTCCTGAAAGAGCGTCTCGACTGGCGCAAGGTAGCCGCCATCGTGACTGGTTTTCTAGGTGTCGTGCTTGCGGTCTATCCCTCGGAAGCAAGCGGCACAACTTCGTGGGTTGGGCTCGCGGCCTGTGTCGTCTGTGTCGGCTGCTTCTCGACCGCCGTCGTCTGGTCTCGCGTCATCAGCCAGACCGAGCGGCCCGAGAGCATGACGTTCTTCTCCGGCCTCGTATCAGGAGCGGTCGGACTGCTCGTAATGCTCACCCACGCCATGCCGCTCAACGGACCTCTTCTCATCGCCCTCATGGCTGCTGGGCTTCTCTGCGGACTCGGCAGTCAATTCGTCTTCGTCGCGCTGAAGCACACGAGTGCCGCCACGGTGTCGCAGTACCACTACACGCAGCTCCTCACCGGCTCGATCGTAGCTTTCCTTCTGTTTCACGAAAAGCCGACGCTATGGATGCTGGCGGGAGCTGTCCTGATCGTCGCGGCGGGCCTGTATATCGCGCTCCGTGAAGAGACCGCGTAG
- a CDS encoding DUF192 domain-containing protein, with translation MQTVVIRNHISGAEIGDRIEYAANSLTRLVGLLGRSTLTAGEGLWIDPSSGVHTIGMRFAIDVVGLDRSMRVIKVWQRLKPQRVTSISTNVRSVLELAAGEIDARSIRLGDVLRATPAQR, from the coding sequence ATGCAGACGGTCGTCATTCGCAACCATATAAGCGGCGCGGAAATAGGAGATCGCATCGAATATGCCGCGAACTCCTTGACTCGTCTCGTAGGGCTCCTTGGAAGAAGCACGCTAACCGCCGGGGAGGGATTGTGGATCGATCCCTCCTCAGGTGTCCACACCATCGGAATGCGCTTCGCCATCGACGTCGTAGGCCTGGATCGGAGCATGCGGGTCATCAAAGTCTGGCAGCGACTCAAACCGCAACGCGTGACTTCCATCAGTACCAATGTCCGAAGCGTGCTTGAACTTGCGGCGGGGGAGATTGATGCGCGCTCCATCAGGCTGGGAGATGTGCTCCGCGCGACTCCTGCGCAGAGATAG
- a CDS encoding ArnT family glycosyltransferase, which translates to MSNRDHGSVSPYGEPERDRTAIVIATALVSRLLLVLYAKVYFAPGWFFSRGLEMGLLADSFLRGKGLSSPFGMETGPTAIVAPGYPLLVSFVFRLFGSYTSASALCLMLFGAVCNVATAYLIYRLSRTIASERSAFFVSIFWTCSLPLIWMPTIFWETNLSALCPIGLASLLLSRRRDTTKFWCVCGMLCGTAALFNPALAPCLTLIVIYTLFKAPALAKRWRFVSVWSLGAVLLYSPWPLRNARVFHACVLTRTTVGLELWMGNNEHATGFLDTSLFPTYNQAELADYRARGEIDYMAHKGQMAADFIHAHPSIFLTMSARRVLRFWTGTGTSGGSVLFGLHATLTLILGGFGLALLWQGARRDICLTMLIPLLVFPLPYYITHAEFRYRLVVDPVLTVLAAPAINWLLRKRWQSAGTWATNIAPGALQRSSAAMEEKSPN; encoded by the coding sequence TTGTCCAATAGAGATCATGGGAGCGTCTCGCCGTACGGCGAACCCGAGCGAGATCGTACCGCAATCGTGATCGCTACCGCGCTTGTCTCGCGCCTGCTCCTCGTACTCTATGCGAAGGTTTATTTTGCTCCGGGGTGGTTCTTCTCCCGAGGCTTGGAGATGGGACTTCTCGCCGACTCGTTCCTCCGGGGAAAGGGCTTGAGTTCGCCCTTTGGCATGGAGACAGGACCGACGGCCATCGTGGCTCCGGGATATCCGCTCCTGGTTAGCTTTGTCTTCCGTCTGTTCGGAAGCTATACATCGGCCTCGGCGCTCTGCCTGATGCTCTTCGGTGCCGTCTGCAATGTGGCGACGGCGTATCTCATCTACAGGTTAAGCCGGACGATCGCCAGTGAGCGGAGTGCTTTCTTCGTTTCGATCTTCTGGACATGCTCTCTTCCGCTGATCTGGATGCCAACGATCTTTTGGGAAACGAATCTGTCCGCCTTGTGTCCGATCGGACTTGCTTCGCTCTTGCTTTCCAGGCGGAGGGATACAACGAAATTCTGGTGCGTCTGTGGAATGCTATGCGGAACGGCCGCTCTGTTTAATCCAGCACTGGCCCCATGCCTGACACTCATCGTCATCTATACGCTTTTCAAGGCTCCCGCCCTTGCCAAACGATGGCGCTTCGTCTCAGTCTGGTCTCTCGGAGCCGTACTCTTGTATTCTCCGTGGCCACTGCGCAACGCCCGGGTCTTTCACGCCTGCGTGCTTACGCGCACCACGGTAGGGTTGGAACTGTGGATGGGGAATAACGAGCACGCAACCGGCTTCCTGGATACATCACTCTTTCCGACATATAACCAGGCTGAGTTGGCGGACTATAGAGCAAGGGGGGAGATTGACTACATGGCGCATAAAGGTCAGATGGCGGCAGACTTTATCCATGCACATCCGTCCATCTTTCTCACGATGTCCGCGCGGCGCGTCCTCCGCTTTTGGACCGGTACCGGAACTTCGGGTGGGTCGGTTCTCTTTGGGCTTCACGCAACCCTGACGCTGATATTGGGCGGGTTCGGCCTTGCTCTACTGTGGCAAGGCGCAAGGAGGGACATCTGTCTGACGATGTTGATCCCTTTGCTTGTCTTCCCGCTTCCGTATTACATAACGCATGCCGAGTTCCGCTACCGGCTCGTGGTTGACCCTGTCTTGACAGTGCTGGCGGCGCCGGCGATCAATTGGCTATTGAGGAAGCGTTGGCAATCGGCGGGGACATGGGCAACGAATATCGCGCCCGGTGCTCTCCAGCGTTCTTCGGCTGCCATGGAGGAAAAATCGCCCAACTAG
- a CDS encoding PQQ-binding-like beta-propeller repeat protein encodes MKNPIHVSSFPFVFLALLSLISAFPTQAQKVELGAVEWPTSGQNAENSRSQPLEFLINASNVKDLSQKWVFEAGGDVYATPTVAGNDVYFPDSAGNLFAVKKDDGSLLWTHAISDYLGGTGARSRTSPAADSTQIYIGDFPGTNQVQTGTHVIAVDRETGTLRWVTQVDNHPAAFVSGSPVVFDGLVYVGVSSSEEGQAENQKYECCTFRGSIVALDAKTGRIVWRTYDVPDNDGQPGGYSGGAIWSSPAVDPVRKLLYTGTGNNYTVPAEVAACQKANPNAVCTSPDDHFDSVLAMDLKTGKIRWARRLQGSDTWTLVCIRPMLPQTNCQVPTSPDFDFGSGPNLIGNLVGIGQKSGIYWALNANDGKVVWSTQVGPSGTVGGILWGTATDGKRIYAAIANDLGHPYTLHPSGKTITWGAWSALDARTGKVLWQTPDPVAGSVDAGAVSVANGVVYAGSYSGQMYAMSSATGKILWSFASGGSVADGPAIVDGSVYWGSGYRKYKTGNNKLFKFTLPGLTDSFCPERVGCGVSRAADAPSGKEER; translated from the coding sequence ATGAAAAACCCGATTCATGTCTCCTCATTCCCTTTCGTTTTCCTCGCGCTCCTTTCACTTATCTCCGCCTTCCCCACACAGGCGCAGAAGGTTGAACTTGGAGCAGTCGAATGGCCCACTTCCGGCCAGAACGCGGAGAACTCCAGAAGTCAGCCTCTGGAATTCCTCATCAACGCTTCCAACGTAAAAGACCTTAGCCAGAAGTGGGTCTTCGAAGCGGGCGGCGATGTCTACGCCACGCCGACCGTAGCCGGGAATGATGTCTATTTCCCTGACTCCGCCGGAAACCTCTTTGCTGTCAAGAAAGACGATGGCTCACTGCTATGGACCCATGCTATCTCCGACTACCTGGGTGGCACGGGAGCCCGGTCCCGCACGAGCCCTGCCGCGGACAGCACCCAGATTTACATCGGCGACTTTCCTGGGACCAACCAGGTCCAGACGGGCACTCATGTCATTGCAGTCGATCGAGAGACAGGCACCTTGCGCTGGGTTACCCAGGTCGATAACCATCCGGCTGCATTTGTAAGTGGGTCTCCGGTTGTCTTTGACGGCCTGGTCTACGTTGGTGTCTCTTCCAGTGAAGAAGGCCAGGCCGAGAATCAGAAGTACGAGTGCTGCACGTTTCGGGGCAGCATCGTCGCCCTGGACGCAAAGACCGGCAGGATTGTGTGGAGAACATACGATGTGCCGGACAACGATGGCCAGCCCGGCGGCTACAGTGGCGGCGCCATTTGGTCGTCGCCCGCTGTCGATCCGGTGCGCAAGCTCCTCTACACCGGAACGGGTAATAACTACACTGTTCCGGCCGAAGTGGCAGCTTGTCAGAAGGCGAATCCAAATGCGGTCTGCACCTCTCCCGACGATCATTTTGATTCAGTCCTTGCCATGGATCTGAAGACCGGCAAGATCCGGTGGGCAAGGAGGCTTCAAGGCAGCGACACCTGGACACTGGTCTGCATTCGCCCGATGCTTCCGCAGACAAACTGCCAGGTGCCGACGAGCCCGGATTTCGACTTCGGGTCAGGTCCCAACCTGATTGGAAACCTCGTCGGCATCGGTCAGAAGAGCGGCATCTACTGGGCTCTCAATGCGAATGACGGCAAAGTCGTCTGGAGCACCCAGGTTGGACCAAGCGGAACGGTAGGGGGCATTCTCTGGGGGACCGCCACGGATGGGAAAAGAATCTATGCTGCCATCGCGAATGACCTCGGCCACCCTTACACGCTTCATCCTTCCGGAAAGACGATCACATGGGGCGCCTGGAGCGCACTGGACGCACGCACGGGGAAAGTCCTCTGGCAAACGCCGGACCCTGTCGCGGGCTCGGTCGATGCGGGAGCGGTAAGCGTTGCGAATGGAGTGGTATACGCGGGGTCTTATTCAGGCCAGATGTATGCGATGAGTTCCGCCACCGGGAAGATTCTATGGAGCTTTGCGAGCGGTGGGTCGGTCGCGGATGGACCGGCGATCGTGGATGGCTCTGTTTACTGGGGTTCGGGGTACCGCAAGTACAAGACCGGGAACAACAAGCTCTTCAAATTCACCTTGCCGGGCCTGACTGATTCGTTTTGTCCGGAGCGAGTGGGATGTGGGGTCAGTCGCGCAGCGGACGCGCCCTCCGGCAAAGAAGAAAGATGA
- a CDS encoding Flp family type IVb pilin — MNIKQIISRLVREESGQDLIEYALVAALIGLGAVATMKTFATTLGSAFTKIGTTLTSNV, encoded by the coding sequence ATGAACATCAAACAGATCATCTCTAGGCTTGTCCGGGAAGAGTCCGGGCAGGATCTCATCGAGTACGCCCTCGTCGCAGCGCTTATCGGACTCGGCGCGGTCGCAACCATGAAGACCTTCGCAACCACACTGGGCAGCGCCTTCACCAAGATCGGTACCACTCTAACCAGCAACGTCTAA
- a CDS encoding SDR family NAD(P)-dependent oxidoreductase: MAKLTNKVAVVTGASKGIGASIAKHLAAEGASVVVNYASSKEGADKVVAEIVAAGGKAVAVGGSVAKEAEVINLFAKTKEAYGKVDILINNAGVFAFGPVDQVTPEEYHRQYDTNVLGVFLATKHALPLFPDTGGSIVNISSVVSTLAPPFGSVYSGTKGALDTITKSLAKELGPRKIRVNAINPGMVETEGAVGLGIIGSDMEKQTIASTPLGRIGQPADIALPTVFLASEDARWITGETIFVSGGAAV, encoded by the coding sequence ATGGCGAAGCTTACGAATAAGGTAGCAGTGGTCACTGGAGCATCGAAGGGCATTGGCGCGTCCATCGCAAAACATCTGGCGGCTGAGGGAGCGTCTGTGGTTGTGAACTACGCTTCGAGCAAGGAAGGCGCTGACAAGGTTGTTGCGGAGATCGTCGCGGCTGGCGGCAAAGCCGTGGCAGTCGGCGGCAGTGTCGCGAAGGAAGCGGAAGTGATCAACCTCTTCGCCAAGACGAAGGAAGCCTACGGGAAGGTCGATATCCTCATCAACAATGCGGGTGTCTTCGCGTTTGGGCCGGTCGACCAGGTTACCCCGGAGGAGTATCACCGGCAGTACGACACCAATGTACTCGGGGTCTTTTTGGCGACCAAGCACGCGCTTCCCCTGTTTCCTGATACCGGCGGCAGCATTGTGAACATCAGCTCGGTGGTCAGCACGCTGGCTCCGCCGTTTGGCTCGGTTTACTCCGGAACCAAGGGGGCGCTCGACACGATCACGAAGTCGCTCGCCAAGGAGCTTGGTCCGCGCAAGATTCGCGTCAATGCCATCAATCCCGGCATGGTGGAGACCGAAGGCGCAGTGGGCCTGGGAATCATCGGCAGCGACATGGAGAAGCAGACGATCGCGAGCACGCCGCTTGGCCGTATCGGGCAGCCGGCGGATATCGCTTTGCCCACCGTTTTTCTGGCGTCCGAGGATGCGCGCTGGATCACCGGTGAGACGATCTTCGTCTCCGGCGGAGCGGCTGTCTAA
- a CDS encoding A24 family peptidase — protein MTTYDVTHNLAAMLALGCGLIGALTDVRTRRIPNWLTGPAMLAGLLLHFVAGGWRECGSSFLALLACGAVFFVFHLAGGMGAGDVKLIAAEGCFLGLASVGPLLVWTALCGGLMGVILAVKRGAVRQTLSNVLVLTAHHGRSGLTPHPEINVLEGNTLRLPYALAIASGAILTIVLQSSVSLPR, from the coding sequence ATGACCACCTACGATGTCACACATAATCTCGCCGCGATGCTGGCGCTTGGCTGCGGCCTGATAGGGGCGTTGACCGATGTGCGCACCCGCCGCATTCCGAACTGGCTCACAGGACCGGCGATGCTCGCGGGGCTGTTGCTACACTTCGTGGCAGGCGGTTGGCGCGAGTGTGGGAGCTCTTTCCTCGCGCTTCTTGCGTGCGGCGCGGTGTTCTTCGTATTTCACCTCGCGGGAGGCATGGGCGCCGGGGATGTCAAGCTGATTGCGGCTGAGGGTTGTTTCTTGGGACTGGCCAGCGTGGGTCCGCTCCTGGTGTGGACTGCTCTCTGCGGTGGATTGATGGGAGTCATCCTTGCGGTCAAGCGCGGCGCAGTCCGGCAGACCCTCTCGAATGTCCTGGTCTTGACGGCGCATCATGGCAGAAGTGGATTGACGCCGCATCCGGAAATCAATGTGCTTGAAGGCAATACTCTCCGCCTGCCATACGCCCTGGCCATCGCATCGGGAGCCATATTGACAATAGTGCTGCAGTCTTCGGTGAGTCTGCCCCGATGA
- a CDS encoding TadE/TadG family type IV pilus assembly protein, with protein sequence MNPISRIRGVSSMPGRSSVRSLGTEQNGQGLVELALLLSLFVLLLAGSVDLGQACYAAIEVSAAASAGAQYGTQHPTDTAGMQRAALLNGPNLNNLTSSASWGCECSDGSSSSVSCTATPTCSVTTVNFVNVKTSLIYTPALNIVGIPSSIILNGNSRLRTNH encoded by the coding sequence GTGAACCCTATCTCTCGAATCCGCGGTGTCTCATCCATGCCAGGTCGTTCCTCGGTCCGCTCTCTCGGCACGGAGCAAAACGGCCAGGGCCTCGTTGAACTGGCCCTGCTTCTCTCGCTCTTTGTTCTCCTTCTGGCCGGCTCGGTAGATCTGGGTCAAGCCTGCTACGCCGCCATCGAGGTGTCCGCGGCCGCGAGCGCCGGCGCCCAATACGGAACACAGCATCCCACGGACACTGCCGGAATGCAGCGAGCCGCTTTACTCAATGGTCCAAACCTCAATAACCTGACTTCGTCTGCCAGCTGGGGCTGCGAATGCTCGGACGGAAGCTCGAGCTCTGTTTCCTGCACGGCGACCCCGACTTGCAGTGTGACGACCGTTAACTTCGTGAACGTCAAGACATCCCTGATCTATACACCGGCCCTCAATATCGTCGGAATTCCCTCCAGCATTATCCTGAACGGTAACTCTCGCTTGCGCACCAATCATTGA